A genome region from Meriones unguiculatus strain TT.TT164.6M chromosome 2, Bangor_MerUng_6.1, whole genome shotgun sequence includes the following:
- the LOC110540812 gene encoding enhancer of rudimentary homolog produces the protein MTPIKLLVQPTQRPEGRTYVEYASVDECMEGICKMYEEHLKRMNPLSQSITYGVSQLFEFIDRMVDLSCLVFREDTQTYKPHNREWIKERIYMLLSQQAQPAGS, from the coding sequence ATGACGCCCATCAAGTTGCTGGTGCAGCCTACTCAGAGACCCGAAGGAAGAACGTACGTGGAATACGCATCCGTGGATGAATGCATGGAAGGCATCTGTAAGATGTACGAAGAACACCTCAAGAGGATGAACCCGCTTAGCCAGTCCATCACTTACGGCGTCAGTCAGCTCTTCGAGTTTATCGACCGGATGGTAGACCTCAGCTGCCTGGTGTTCCGCGAAGACACCCAGACCTACAAGCCTCACAACCGAGAGTGGATCAAAGAGAGGATCTACATGCTACTCAGTCAGCAGGCACAACCAGCCGGGTCATAG